The following proteins come from a genomic window of Streptomyces sp. Sge12:
- a CDS encoding IclR family transcriptional regulator: protein MALKPEPTAPFHSVQYALRVLETIARHTGGVTDVQIARETGLPAVHLAPMLLMLRREGYVLQVSDGAYAIGDSLVLLGSGIDRQQALTDKLQETLDRLSDSVGAAVYISRYVDGEVRITQFADSPRTPKVHEWVDFRSAAHASAVGKCLLTQLDLNGRRDHLSRHKIARLTSKTIVNERILFSKLDAQPATVPVLDLQEYAVGTVCAAVPITAGASVGCLALSMPVEHAHRLRAAADTLNRKAAPLLLSLTL from the coding sequence CGCCGTTCCACTCGGTGCAGTACGCACTACGCGTACTCGAAACGATCGCGCGTCACACCGGGGGTGTGACGGACGTGCAGATCGCGCGTGAGACCGGCCTGCCCGCAGTCCATCTCGCCCCGATGCTGCTCATGCTGCGCCGGGAGGGGTACGTATTGCAGGTGTCCGACGGGGCGTACGCCATAGGGGACTCCCTCGTCCTGCTCGGCTCGGGCATCGACCGGCAGCAGGCGCTCACCGACAAGCTCCAGGAGACGCTGGACCGGCTGAGCGACTCGGTCGGCGCGGCCGTCTACATCAGCCGGTACGTGGACGGCGAGGTCCGGATCACCCAGTTCGCGGACAGTCCGCGCACCCCGAAGGTCCACGAGTGGGTCGACTTCCGCTCCGCGGCGCACGCCAGCGCGGTCGGAAAGTGCCTGCTGACGCAGCTCGACCTGAACGGGCGGCGCGACCACCTGTCCCGGCACAAGATCGCCCGGCTGACGTCGAAGACGATCGTGAACGAGCGGATCCTGTTCTCCAAGCTGGACGCGCAGCCGGCCACCGTGCCCGTGCTGGACCTCCAGGAATACGCGGTGGGCACGGTCTGCGCGGCGGTTCCGATCACGGCCGGGGCCTCGGTGGGCTGCCTGGCGCTGTCCATGCCGGTCGAGCACGCGCACCGGTTGCGGGCCGCGGCGGACACCCTGAACCGGAAGGCGGCACCGCTGCTGCTGTCGCTCACGCTCTAG
- a CDS encoding AMP-binding protein — translation MRTTTAPDTVAELIARQWGDHRPGLKHEDGLLSHHRTAQEAAARAALLVDLMPPGAEPHLGILLDNTPEFPFWLGAAALAGAAVAGINPTRRGSELARDILHTDCRILITERAHLPLLRDLDLPGVRILVTGTEEYETLLAPYAAAEPGEAALRTPAPDSRLLLYFTSGSTGAPKAAICTQGRLAAAGSALARQFSVTPDDVHYVCMPLFHGNAVIADWLPALAGGAAVALRRRFSASAFLDDVRGYGATYFTYVGRAIQYLLATEPRPDDRTHTLRLGFGTEAGAVDAARFAERFGVRLVEGYGATEGGASVQRTPDTPPGALGRAGAGDDLAVIDPETGAECPPALLAPDGRLLNGSAAIGELVNRGRSLFEGYWRNPDAEVDRTRDGWYWTGDLFFRDAAGFLYFAGRTDDRLRVDSENLAAAMIENILARWADAAAVAVYAVPDEVAGDQVMAALALREGAEFSPEAFAAFLAGQPDLGTKMAPRYVRIVGAMPTTATNKVHRVALRRAGFRCADPVWHRSPAGAYTPLGPPALTTLLATYEAQGRSHLLPRCASSLAGD, via the coding sequence ATGCGGACGACGACTGCACCCGACACCGTCGCGGAGCTCATAGCGCGCCAATGGGGCGACCACCGGCCCGGGCTGAAACACGAGGACGGCCTCCTCAGCCACCACCGGACCGCCCAGGAGGCCGCCGCGCGCGCCGCGCTCCTCGTCGACCTCATGCCCCCGGGGGCCGAGCCCCACCTCGGGATCCTGCTCGACAACACCCCCGAGTTCCCGTTCTGGCTCGGCGCGGCGGCCCTCGCCGGGGCCGCCGTCGCCGGGATCAACCCCACCCGGCGCGGCTCCGAGCTGGCCCGCGACATCCTGCACACCGACTGCCGGATCCTGATCACCGAGCGGGCCCACCTGCCGCTGCTGCGCGACCTCGACCTGCCCGGCGTACGGATCCTGGTCACCGGCACCGAGGAGTACGAGACCCTCCTCGCCCCCTACGCCGCCGCCGAGCCCGGCGAAGCCGCGCTGCGCACCCCCGCCCCGGACTCGCGCCTCCTCCTGTACTTCACCTCCGGCTCCACCGGCGCCCCCAAGGCCGCCATCTGCACGCAGGGCCGGCTCGCCGCGGCCGGCTCGGCACTGGCCCGCCAGTTCTCCGTCACCCCCGACGACGTCCACTACGTCTGCATGCCGCTCTTCCACGGCAACGCCGTCATCGCCGACTGGCTGCCGGCGCTCGCCGGCGGGGCCGCGGTGGCCCTGCGGCGTCGATTTTCGGCCTCCGCGTTCCTGGACGACGTTCGGGGATACGGGGCCACGTACTTCACCTACGTCGGGCGGGCGATCCAGTACCTCCTGGCCACCGAACCCCGCCCCGACGACCGCACGCACACCCTGCGCCTCGGCTTCGGCACCGAGGCCGGGGCGGTGGACGCGGCCCGCTTCGCCGAGCGGTTCGGGGTCCGGCTGGTGGAGGGCTACGGAGCCACCGAGGGCGGCGCCTCCGTCCAGCGCACCCCGGACACCCCGCCGGGCGCCCTGGGCCGGGCGGGCGCGGGCGACGACCTGGCGGTGATCGACCCGGAGACGGGTGCGGAATGCCCGCCTGCGCTGCTCGCCCCGGACGGCCGCCTGCTCAACGGCTCGGCGGCGATCGGCGAACTGGTCAACCGGGGCCGCAGCCTGTTCGAGGGGTACTGGCGCAACCCCGATGCGGAGGTCGACCGCACCCGGGACGGCTGGTACTGGACGGGGGACCTCTTCTTCCGCGACGCGGCGGGCTTCCTCTACTTCGCGGGCCGCACCGACGACCGGCTCCGCGTCGACAGCGAGAACCTCGCGGCGGCGATGATCGAGAACATCCTGGCCCGCTGGGCGGACGCGGCCGCGGTCGCCGTCTACGCCGTCCCGGACGAGGTGGCGGGGGACCAGGTGATGGCGGCGCTGGCCCTCCGGGAGGGCGCGGAATTCTCCCCGGAGGCCTTCGCGGCCTTCCTGGCCGGCCAGCCGGACCTGGGCACGAAGATGGCCCCGCGCTACGTCCGCATCGTCGGGGCCATGCCGACCACGGCGACGAACAAGGTCCACCGCGTCGCGCTCCGCCGCGCGGGCTTCCGCTGCGCGGACCCGGTCTGGCACCGGTCCCCGGCCGGGGCCTACACCCCCCTCGGCCCCCCGGCGCTGACCACCCTCCTCGCCACGTACGAAGCCCAGGGCCGCAGCCACCTCCTGCCCCGGTGCGCATCCAGCCTCGCCGGCGATTGA
- a CDS encoding lytic polysaccharide monooxygenase auxiliary activity family 9 protein — MRPIRMPKRAGVAALGLGLVAGITLVSAPTASSHGYTDTPISRQKLCANKTVSDCGAIQWEPQSVEGFKGFPAAGPADGKICAGGLSQFSELDNPRGGAWPTTKVTSGQSYAFRWQFTANHSTTDFKYYVTKNGWTGTKALTRADLEPQPFLTVAYNGARPAMTTVHQGAMPSGKSGRHLILAVWTVNDTPMAFYACSDVQF, encoded by the coding sequence ATGCGTCCCATCCGCATGCCCAAACGCGCCGGCGTCGCCGCGCTCGGCCTCGGCCTCGTCGCCGGAATCACCCTCGTCAGCGCCCCCACCGCCAGCAGCCACGGCTACACCGACACCCCGATCAGCCGCCAGAAGCTCTGCGCCAACAAGACCGTCTCCGACTGCGGCGCGATCCAGTGGGAGCCGCAGAGCGTCGAGGGCTTCAAGGGCTTCCCGGCCGCCGGCCCCGCCGACGGCAAGATATGTGCCGGCGGACTCTCCCAGTTCTCCGAGCTCGACAACCCGCGCGGTGGCGCCTGGCCCACCACCAAGGTGACCAGCGGGCAGAGCTACGCCTTCCGGTGGCAGTTCACCGCCAACCACTCCACCACCGACTTCAAGTACTACGTCACCAAGAACGGCTGGACCGGCACCAAGGCCCTCACCCGTGCCGACCTCGAACCCCAGCCCTTCCTCACCGTCGCCTACAACGGCGCCCGCCCCGCCATGACCACCGTGCACCAGGGCGCCATGCCGAGCGGCAAGTCGGGCCGGCACCTGATCCTGGCCGTCTGGACCGTCAACGACACCCCGATGGCCTTCTACGCCTGCTCCGACGTTCAATTCTGA